Proteins encoded in a region of the Zea mays cultivar B73 chromosome 2, Zm-B73-REFERENCE-NAM-5.0, whole genome shotgun sequence genome:
- the LOC100383092 gene encoding (+)-neomenthol dehydrogenase-like, whose product MDYSGTKESPPAGAWWSRETVAVVTGANRGIGHALAARLAEHGLTVVLTARDGERGEAAAAPLLARGLAVVFRRLDVSDPASVAEFAAWIRDALGGLDILVNNAAVSFNEIDTNSVEHAEAVLRTNFYGAKMLTEALLPLFRQSSATSRILNVSSQLGLLNKVSDPSLRALLLDEDGLTEAGIEAMVSRFLAQVKDGTWGGQGWPKVWTDYSVSKLALNAYSRLLARRLQARGARVSVNCFCPGFTRTGMTKGWGKRTAEEAADVAARLALLAPAELPTGTFFKWCTPQLYSKL is encoded by the exons ATGGACTACTCGGGCACCAAGGAGTCGCCTCCTGCCGG gGCTTGGTGGTCGAGGGAGACGGTGGCCGTGGTGACCGGCGCGAACCGCGGCATCGGCCACGCGctcgccgcccgcctggccgagcACGGCCTCACCGTGGTGCTCACCGCGCGGGACGGCGAGCGCGGGGAGGCCGCCGCGGCGCCGCTCCTCGCGCGCGGGCTCGCCGTCGTCTTCCGCAGGCTCGACGTCTCCGACCCCGCCTCCGTCGCCGAGTTCGCCGCGTGGATCCGCGACGCCCTCGGCGGCCTCGACATCCTG GTGAACAACGCAGCCGTGTCGTTTAACGAGATCGACACCAACTCCGTGGAGCACGCCGAGGCTGTCCTCAGGACCAACTTCTACGGGGCCAAGATGCTCACCGAAGCGCTCCTGCCGCTGTTCCGGCAGTCGTCGGCGACCAGCAGGATCCTCAACGTCAGCTCCCAGCTTGGCCTTCTCAAC AAGGTGAGCGACCCGTCGCTGAGGGCGCTGCTGCTGGacgaggacgggctgacggaggCGGGGATAGAGGCGATGGTGTCGCGGTTCCTGGCGCAGGTGAAGGACGGGACGTGGGGCGGGCAGGGTTGGCCCAAGGTGTGGACGGACTACTCGGTCTCCAAGCTGGCCCTGAACGCCTACTCGCGGCTGCTGGCGCGGCGGCTGCAGGCGCGCGGCGCGCGCGTGAGCGTCAACTGCTTCTGCCCCGGGTTCACGCGCACGGGCATGACCAAGGGCTGGGGGAAGCGCACCGCCGAGGAGGCGGCCGACGTCGCCGCGCGGCTCGCGCTGCTGGCGCCCGCCGAGCTCCCCACGGGGACCTTCTTCAAGTGGTGCACGCCGCAGCTCTACTCCAAGCTGTGA